Proteins from one Chroococcidiopsis sp. CCMEE 29 genomic window:
- a CDS encoding mechanosensitive ion channel, protein MNGTWQGIAHMTGVGVPIRAPQIWAQVTQAPAPTFDPAQPGAAVGAGVDYTRGLLQNLAAFIPSLLAAVVILLVGWLIAAIAKAATRGLLNRTDIDNRIAAGVTGRTDTGDLPRVENLIANVVFWIIILFTVVAVLQTLQLQGVSQPLNTFLNQVIGFIPRLLGAIILLGIAWLLATIVKLVTTRGLQAARLDERLDQRPAGAPRDPNQLSLSETIGTALYWFIFLLFLIPILDTLGLQQALRPVENLVQQIILIVPNILAAVLIAAAGWLLAQVVRRIVTNLLASTGIDRAGTRFGLSRTGGGQSLSGIIGTIVYVLILIPVAIAALNALRIDAISVPAIAMLQQILNALPAIFTAALVLILAYFLGRFVADLVTNILTSLGFNNIFSVLGLPTPPRRQVVAPPPPRTSEPEVTTIPSPPPRAPEPGVTIRQADQPTVIQPSEPTRTETVTTRTTSEPTRAEAVTTRTPSEIVGIIVLVGIMLFATVTAVNILGIVALTALITGITVILGQILAGLVVFAIGLFLANLAYSIITSSGGNRQAQILGQIARIAIIVLVSAMALQLIGIAQDIVNLAFGLLLGAIAVAIALAFGLGSRDIAGQQVRELLNSFQQKRNQPPRT, encoded by the coding sequence ATGAATGGAACTTGGCAAGGTATAGCCCATATGACGGGTGTTGGTGTGCCAATCCGTGCACCACAAATTTGGGCGCAGGTAACACAGGCACCGGCTCCGACCTTTGACCCAGCTCAACCAGGAGCAGCTGTCGGAGCTGGGGTGGACTATACGCGTGGGCTGCTGCAAAATTTGGCGGCGTTTATTCCCAGCTTACTGGCGGCAGTCGTGATTTTATTAGTCGGCTGGCTGATTGCGGCGATCGCCAAAGCCGCGACTCGGGGACTGCTCAATCGCACTGACATAGATAATCGAATTGCTGCTGGCGTGACAGGTCGTACAGATACTGGCGACTTACCCAGGGTAGAGAACTTAATCGCTAACGTGGTCTTTTGGATCATCATCTTGTTTACTGTAGTGGCAGTTTTACAGACACTACAGCTGCAGGGAGTCTCTCAGCCACTCAACACTTTTCTTAATCAGGTAATTGGCTTCATCCCAAGGTTGCTGGGTGCCATAATCTTGCTGGGAATCGCCTGGTTGTTAGCGACCATTGTGAAGCTGGTGACAACGCGCGGATTGCAAGCAGCTAGGCTGGATGAGCGTTTGGATCAGCGACCAGCAGGCGCACCGCGCGATCCAAATCAATTGTCTCTGAGCGAGACGATTGGCACTGCTCTATATTGGTTCATCTTTCTGCTGTTTCTGATCCCAATTCTAGATACTCTGGGGCTACAGCAGGCACTACGACCAGTAGAGAATCTTGTTCAGCAGATTATCTTGATTGTGCCGAACATCCTGGCAGCGGTGCTGATTGCTGCTGCTGGTTGGCTCCTGGCTCAGGTGGTGCGGCGGATTGTGACGAACTTGCTGGCATCAACTGGAATTGATCGGGCAGGAACTCGGTTTGGACTGAGCCGAACTGGAGGGGGGCAATCTTTATCTGGGATTATTGGCACGATTGTCTACGTCCTGATTTTAATTCCTGTAGCGATCGCAGCACTCAATGCCCTGCGAATTGATGCAATTTCAGTTCCGGCGATCGCCATGCTGCAACAGATCCTCAATGCCCTGCCTGCAATTTTCACAGCGGCATTGGTTCTAATTTTGGCCTATTTCTTGGGGCGATTTGTGGCAGATCTGGTCACCAATATCCTCACCAGCTTGGGCTTCAATAACATCTTCTCTGTGTTGGGTTTACCAACACCCCCTAGAAGACAGGTTGTAGCTCCACCACCACCTAGAACATCAGAACCGGAAGTTACTACCATACCTTCACCGCCACCCAGAGCACCAGAACCGGGAGTTACCATACGTCAAGCTGATCAGCCAACGGTGATTCAGCCTTCTGAGCCAACTAGGACAGAAACAGTTACAACCAGGACAACATCTGAGCCAACTAGGGCAGAAGCAGTTACTACCAGAACACCATCAGAAATTGTCGGTATCATCGTCCTAGTCGGCATCATGCTGTTTGCTACTGTTACAGCAGTCAACATTCTGGGGATTGTGGCACTGACAGCACTGATCACCGGAATTACTGTGATATTGGGGCAGATTTTGGCAGGATTGGTGGTGTTTGCGATTGGTCTATTCTTGGCGAATCTGGCTTATAGCATCATTACTAGCTCTGGCGGTAATCGACAGGCACAGATTTTAGGTCAAATTGCCCGTATTGCCATCATTGTTTTGGTGTCAGCGATGGCACTACAACTGATTGGGATTGCCCAGGATATCGTCAACTTAGCATTTGGACTACTACTAGGTGCGATCGCTGTTGCCATTGCCCTTGCCTTTGGTTTAGGCAGCCGCGACATTGCTGGTCAGCAAGTGAGAGAGTTACTTAACTCTTTCCAGCAAAAACGCAATCAACCACCGCGAACTTAA
- a CDS encoding GTP-binding protein produces MDSAIWTFEDIQAELNYKQAQTVLRDLVVKLDLTPQEQTGLEVEIAQLETMLVNLERRVVQIAAFGMVGRGKSSLLNALVGQAMFETGPLHGVTRNSQRASWTTSEEIVGDGDRYVKVTLSGLGQSQVELIDTPGLDEVDGETRAALAQQVAKQADLILFVIAGDMTKVEHVALAQLREAGKPILLVFNKIDQYPQADRMAIYHKIRDERVRELLSPDEIVMAAASPLVRKAIVRSDGSRGVQLSPSQPQVEELKLKILEILHREGKALVALNTMLYADSVNEQLVQRKLMIRDNSANQIIWRAVMTKALAIALNPVTLVDLLSGAVIDVTLILTLSKLYGIQMTQAGAVGLLQKIAISMGGISASELLANLGLSSLKGLLGISTPATGGAAFGPYLSVALTQAGVAGVSSYGIGQVAKAYLANGASWGPDGPKAVVNRIVASLDEASILNRIKDELVAKLGARGKKVRSEEEDTGTR; encoded by the coding sequence CTGGACAGCGCAATTTGGACATTTGAAGACATACAGGCGGAACTGAACTACAAACAGGCACAGACAGTACTGCGAGACTTAGTAGTCAAGCTTGATTTGACACCCCAGGAGCAGACTGGACTCGAGGTAGAAATTGCTCAGCTAGAAACCATGCTGGTGAATTTGGAGCGTAGAGTCGTGCAGATTGCTGCGTTTGGCATGGTGGGACGTGGTAAATCTTCTTTGCTCAACGCCTTGGTAGGGCAAGCCATGTTTGAAACGGGTCCGTTACACGGCGTTACCCGCAACAGTCAACGTGCCAGCTGGACCACTAGTGAGGAGATTGTAGGAGATGGCGATCGCTATGTGAAAGTCACTCTGTCTGGTCTGGGGCAGTCTCAGGTAGAGTTAATTGATACTCCTGGTTTAGACGAAGTAGACGGTGAAACCCGCGCCGCTCTAGCTCAGCAAGTAGCAAAACAGGCAGATCTAATTTTGTTTGTCATTGCCGGTGACATGACCAAGGTGGAACACGTAGCGCTTGCCCAACTGCGGGAAGCTGGTAAGCCTATCTTGCTCGTATTCAACAAAATTGACCAATATCCCCAAGCAGACCGGATGGCAATTTATCACAAAATCCGGGATGAGCGAGTGCGAGAGCTACTCTCACCTGATGAAATTGTGATGGCAGCTGCTTCACCGCTCGTGAGAAAAGCAATTGTGCGCTCTGACGGCAGCAGGGGCGTCCAGCTGAGTCCTAGCCAGCCCCAAGTGGAGGAGCTGAAGCTCAAGATCTTAGAAATCTTGCATCGGGAAGGCAAAGCCTTGGTTGCCCTCAACACCATGCTCTACGCTGACAGCGTGAATGAGCAATTGGTACAGCGGAAACTAATGATTCGTGACAACAGCGCCAACCAGATAATTTGGCGAGCAGTGATGACAAAGGCATTGGCGATCGCCCTCAACCCAGTTACTTTAGTTGATCTCCTCAGCGGTGCTGTGATTGATGTCACCCTGATTTTGACCTTATCCAAGCTGTATGGTATCCAAATGACCCAGGCAGGAGCTGTAGGGCTGCTACAAAAAATTGCCATCAGTATGGGTGGCATCAGCGCCAGTGAACTGTTGGCTAACTTGGGCTTGAGTTCCCTCAAAGGCTTACTTGGTATATCAACTCCAGCTACTGGTGGCGCTGCCTTCGGTCCTTATTTATCTGTGGCGCTGACTCAAGCTGGGGTAGCTGGTGTCTCTTCTTATGGCATTGGACAAGTTGCCAAAGCTTACTTAGCCAATGGAGCTTCTTGGGGACCCGATGGTCCTAAAGCCGTTGTGAACCGCATTGTGGCTTCACTAGATGAAGCTTCAATTCTTAACCGCATTAAGGATGAACTAGTGGCAAAACTAGGGGCGAGGGGCAAGAAAGTGAGGAGTGAAGAAGAGGACACGGGGACGCGGTGA
- a CDS encoding DUF3146 family protein yields MSAKRLPETIAYVRITRQSWQQGVLEGEVRASEFEWHFQWCFRRGELSVKPSQGRALIQEPLGRFLEQRDYQLEPGGDYAFTIRAEL; encoded by the coding sequence GTGAGTGCTAAGCGTTTGCCAGAAACCATTGCTTATGTCAGGATCACGCGTCAATCCTGGCAACAAGGTGTGCTTGAGGGAGAAGTGAGAGCCAGTGAGTTTGAGTGGCACTTCCAGTGGTGTTTCCGCCGGGGTGAATTATCTGTTAAGCCTTCGCAAGGTCGAGCTTTAATCCAAGAGCCACTTGGTCGCTTCTTGGAGCAACGAGATTATCAGCTAGAGCCAGGAGGAGACTATGCTTTTACAATTCGGGCAGAATTATAA
- a CDS encoding pre-16S rRNA-processing nuclease YqgF: protein MILGLDPGRDKCGLAVMGLNRQLHYHQIVTSGQAIATIQALQQQFSISLLVMGDQTTAKHWQQKLSQELPQALSVVMVDERYTSLEARDRYWQMYPPKGFSRLLPQGLRQPPRPVDDIVAILLIERYLNRLAEAGVRGQGSGVRD from the coding sequence ATGATCTTAGGCCTTGATCCAGGTCGGGATAAGTGTGGATTAGCAGTGATGGGTCTAAATCGTCAGCTGCATTATCATCAAATCGTGACATCAGGACAGGCGATCGCTACTATCCAAGCACTGCAACAGCAATTTTCCATTTCTTTACTAGTAATGGGCGACCAAACCACAGCTAAGCATTGGCAACAAAAACTGAGCCAAGAATTACCACAGGCTTTATCCGTTGTCATGGTAGATGAACGCTACACCAGCTTAGAGGCACGCGATCGCTATTGGCAGATGTACCCCCCCAAAGGTTTTTCGCGTCTACTGCCACAAGGTTTGCGACAACCACCGCGACCAGTGGATGACATTGTTGCTATTTTGCTAATCGAAAGATACTTGAACCGCCTAGCAGAAGCAGGGGTCAGGGGTCAGGGATCAGGGGTCAGGGATTAG